CGGTCCGCCGCGGAGAGGTAAAGGTGATTATCGGGCCCTCGGGCTCGGGGAAGTCCACGCTCCTCCGCTGCATTAACCTCCTGGTGAGACCCGACCGTGGCAGGATAGAGCTGGAAGGCATTGAGGTCTACCCGAGGCCGGCGATGAAGATTAACAAGATACGCGAGAGGATAGGCTTCGTCTTCCAGCAGTTCAACCTATTCATGCACCTTACAGCCCTCGACAACGTGAGGATAGGCCTGGTGAAGGTCAAGAAGCTCCCGCCAGAGGAGGCCACGAGGAGGGCGGTTGAGGCACTGAAGATGGTTGGCATAACCGAGGATCTCTGGCACAAGTACCCTGCACAGCTTAGTGGTGGGCAGCAGCAGAGAGTAGCCATAGCAAGAGCGATCGCCATGGAGCCCTCCATAATACTCATGGACGAGCCGACCTCGGCCCTCGACCCAGAGCTCGTCGGGGAAGTGCTAAAGGTGATCGAGGAGCTTGCAAGGAGGAGGACAACGATGCTGATAGTGACTCATGAGCTGGACTTTGCCCTCGAAGCAGCGGACGAGATAATGGTGCTCGACCAGGGCGTCATAGTTGAGAGGGGGAGCCCAGAGGAGATACTGAGAAACCCCAAGCACGAGCGTACAAGGCGCTTCATCGAGAGGATTGCCAGGAGGAGGCACTAGGCCTTGGAGCTGCTGCAACGTATAGCAGAGCTGCTCTCGGAGCCCCGCTATGTGAGCCTACTCGCCGAAGGCATACGGAACACGCTCATACTCACAGCAGCCTCCTTCACTATGGGCTTCGCACTCGGAACCCTCATAGCGATTGGTAGGCTCTACGGCCCCAGGCCCCTCCGCTGGCTCCTAGCCGGCTACGTCGAGCTGATACGTGGCACGCCAATGCTGCTCCAGCTCTTCATACTATACTACGCGCTCCCCCAGGCCGGGATAAGCCTTGCCGCCATGACAGCCGCTATACTCGGCATGGGCCTCAACAGCGCAGCATACCAGTCCGAGTATCTCCGTGCCTCCCTACGCGCAGTCCACACGGGACAGTGGGAAGCAGCCCTAGCCCTAGGCATGACCAGGTGGCAAGCAATAACCAGCATCATACTCCCAATAGGGCTCCGCACAGCAATACCAGCACTAACCAACGAGCTAGTATACCTCCTCAAATATTCCTCAATAGCCTACTTCCTAGCAGTGGTAGAGCTCGTCTACGCTGGCAAGATAATAGGCTCGGAGACCTTCGCCTACCTCGAAGTCTACACGATCATAGCACTAGTCTACCTAGCATTCTCCCTAGCAATAACAAGGACCATGAAACGGCTCGAAAAGAAGGTCGCCATACCAGGCCTAGCTGTTAGCGCGGCTGAGAGGCTGCAATAAGCTCCACCCGGCTTGACAAGACTTGGCAATCCCAACATACTGCTTATCGGTGCCTACCCAGCCTCCCGGGGGTATCTTTCCATGTTTGATACATGCATCCCGGCTATTGGGCCCAATTGTAGGGGCAGCTAGTTGGCTAGGAGGCCTCGTGATTCCCGGGCCGTGACGCCGCCGTGTATGCTGCATAGCTTCCAGTGTATCGTGTAGAGTGTGTAGCTGATCATCGTTATGATGGCTGAGAGCTGCTCAGCCAGGTCTCTCGGTACGAGCCCCTCTTCTACGGCCTTGGAGATGCTTCTCTCGGCTGCGCGGAGCTTAACCGATGCAAGCACTATGTCGGGGTCGCCCGGCCCGCAGCCAGTAAGGCTCCAGCCCCCGGGCTCGTCGAGGCCCTCACCAGCCTCGATGACAGGCTTAACGGCGTCCTCTGGCTTTATAGCGCCGGCTAGGACTGCTGGTAGCAGCCTGATAGCCCTCTGTATCCTCTCGAGCCTCCAGACAAGCTCTTGGGGTACCTCCATTCTTGCACGTGCTATTAGCGCCTCAGCCTCCTCCATGTAGCCATAGGCTTCGATTACCGGGCTATGTTTTGGCACAATGATGGTCTTACCGGCTACTAGCGCCTCTGTGTAGAGCCCCGTGCAGCCTGGCTTATCGGTCTTCTGCACAGGAGTTAGCACCCAGGTAACACCATATAAGGCTACAGGGATAAATCCAGTGTGCTAGTCAGCACCATGACGCAGTAGAGGCAAGAAGTGCGAACCAGCCACTACCGCCACGGGGCATGGCTAGATTCTGGGGCAGGCACGGCGCTGCACCGTGCGAGAGAACAGTGTTTTCGCCTATAGCCATGCCTGGCTCTGGGAAGTGCTGCCTAGACGGTTACGGGTGCTGCTGGCAGTATGCCTGCAGCGTGTGCAGCTAGCAGTATTGCGAGGCTTACCAGTGGCACACTAATATTATCATCTATGAGGCCCTGCTTCTCTACCAATGCCGCGATTATCGCTGTGAGCGCGCCTACAACGCCGAATATCGCGGCACCGACAGGTATTGATACAGCCATGAAGCCTATGGTGCCATCCCAGCTCTTTACGCGGCGCCTCTGCCTTATCCCCCTGATTATCCCGGTTACACCGTCGCCAAAGCTCATTAGGAATAGTGGGAACACGGCTAGCCAGACATTGAGGGGCCAGGCTACGAGCACCGCTAGTCCCCAGCTGAGGCAGTAGTAGACCTCGCTGATATTGCTCGGATCCTGGAACCACTCCATCAGCTTGCCAGTCCTGTGCGGCATGTATACGTAGGCTGCGAGGGCGAGGCCTAGGAGGAATGGTATCCAGGGCTCGCGGAACACGAACGGTAAGAGCAGCGCTACGACGCCACCGGCAGCCATGTGGATAACCTTCCTAGCAAAGTAAACCCCGACGCTCTCGCCCCACCTAGCCTTGGCCCACTCGTAGCTCCACCGGGCAAGCCCATACACGACAAATAGTACCCAGGCTGCGAGCGGCAGGCTCCGTAGGAGATCACTGATCAAAAGCCCGGGCTCGACAGCATAAGCGTCGAGCACCGACACGGCTCCAAGCCCCACACGGGCTCCAGGGAGGACGGAATTGGTGGGGCAAATAAGGAGTTCAACCAGCTAGTTTCTAGGCTCCTCCACCGGTCTCAGCCTATAGAGTGGCCTGCCGTTAACAACTACTCTCTCGACAAGCCCCATAGCTGTTAGTTTCTGGAGCTTCCTCCACACAACAGACTTGCCCAAGGCAAGCCTCCTAGCAATCTCACTCACACCTATAACACCCTCCCTAGCCAGGAGATGCAGGATAGCCTTATCCCGGTCGTCGAGTACACCCTCTCCCAGCACGACCTCTGGTCCCCCAGCAGCTTGGCTCGAAGCCGTTGAGCCGCCATTCCTGCCACTAGTCTTAGCTATCATGGCTTTCTCCGGCCTCACCAGGAAATAGCATGGCCATGCACACCTACAAATACCCCTCCATAATCAAGCCCGGACACTAAAACACCACCCTTGGCCCCGGCTGTGCCTCGCCCATAGCTACACCATGGCGGCAACTGGTACTAGGATGGTGGACTGCGGGGGTAGGGGTGCCTTTAGGGGGAATACTAAGTTGCTCTTTGAGCCAACCAACCTCTAAATGATGTCCTAGAGGCGCCCGAAGAGCCTGAGCTAGAACCAGACAATGGCAAACTGGATACGGCTCGGGACCCTGCGGAGGCTGCAGGGGGTGTCAAGATCTATTCCCTCCTCCTCTACGTCTACGTGGTGGCCTTGCAGCTCGAGGCAGCGCTGATAGGCTGTGCTGCGGAGCTATGCGTTGGTAGACCCCTTTTGCCTGCCTTTAGACCGATTTGCATATGCTGGGAGTGGAGAAGAAGCCTTGTAATCAACGCGATCTATGCTCTCGACGGTGTTATCCACGAGTATCTCGACGAGGTAAAGGCTGCTACCTCGAAAAGAGTGAGGAGGACCAGCTGTGAGATGCTATCAAGCCATGGCGGAGAGCCGGGTATCCTAGCACGTGACGTGGAATACTGCTAAGACACGGTGTCCCTCCCCTGCCAGCCTGTTATACTCCTCTATGGCTTGGCGTGTTGGCTTCAACACCAGCTTTGCACGGGCTGAGAATAACTCCTTAGCATCGTCTTCGACGGGTAGTGCTCCGTACTGACCCGTGCCGATGACAATGTAGTCTACCTGGCCTGCCTTGGATAGTATGTGCTCAGCCTCCCTCCGGCTGAGGGGTGTGTGTCCATAGACGTTCTTCCTGCTGGAGGAGAGGTATTTCGGTCTACGAGCAACAGTGCCATCAGGGTATATTACGACGTCATACTCGTAGCATGCACCGTTGATAACTATGTAGCCAAAACCTGTGCCCTCAACCCGCGGCTGCACCACAGCCCCGCCCCTCCACAACTCCACGCCATGGAATGTGTGGGCTCGCCTTCTCTCGATCGTGTGGGCCAACTGTACACTGGGCTGGTGTCGGAGAATTTAACGACGCTACAGAATTTTTCAGGTTGCCCTTGGGAGTGTGTCCTGGTGGCCGATATGCTTGTAGGCCTTGTAAGTGATACCCACGACGACGTCTCCGCAGCTCGTCGTGCAGCTGAGGTATTCTCTCGGCACGGCGTCGAAGTCGTACTACACCTTGGCGATGTTGTTGCGCCCTTTACACTGAAGGTGTTTGGAGAGGCTGGGATAAGGAGGCTCTACGCCGTCTACGGTAACAATTGCGGCGAGAGGCTAGGCCTTCAGAGGCTAGCGGTCCAGTACGGCTACCGTATCGAGGAGTGGCCCCTGCTCGTGGAGGCTGGTAACCGTAGAATACTCATGCTCCACGGCGTGGGAAGCCAGGAGAAAACACGGGAGCTCGTAGAGGCTCTCGCTGCGAGCCAGCGCTACGACGTAGTAGCCTACGGGCACACCCACCAGGTTGATGTGAGGAGGGTCGGCGGGGTTCTCGTGGTTAACCCTGGCGAGGCGTGTGGCTGCTTAACCGGGAGAAAGACTGTGGCGATACTTGATACCGAGACTCTTAGCGTCGAAATAGTGGAGCTGAGCTAGGCTTCACCGTGAGCCTCAACTACCAGCACATCCACCCTATGGCTTAGCGATATGACCTTGCTGGAGACGCTTCCAAGTATCAGCCTCTCCAGGCTACCCCTGCCACGGCGCCCCACTACTATCAGGTCGCACCCGTTCTCTTCTGCATAGCGTACCAGCTCCTCAGCTTGATCCCCAACCAGGAGAACATGCTTGACGTGCTCGAGGCCAGCTGCCTCCCTAACCTCGCGGACGAGCGCCTCAAGACTCTTGCGGGCCTGCTCCTCGAACATAGACATGTCAATATGCTCTGGCACCATGAGCTCGCCAAGGAACACTGTTGGCGGCGGTATCACGGTCGCAATGACAAGCTTTGAGCCGAGAGCCTTAGCTATCTCTATAGCCCTATTAACCGCTCTACGAGAGGCATTACTACCATCGTAGCCCACAAGGATGCAGCTATACGGCACCCGGCTACCCCAAGTCAAACCGCGAAGACGAGGGATTATAGCTTCTAGCCCAGCAGCTACACGACTATACAGTGCGCTAGAGCCTACCGCCTCCCACCGGCAAGAGCGGGCCTTCACACGAATAGTGCTGGAAGCCAGCGGGAGGAATGGAGCTGCTCTAAGTATTATAGGACGAGCAATTACTCCAGCATCCTCACCACGTCAAGATGGCTTGTAGAGACGTAGCCTAGCCTGCACGCCCTCGTATCTTCATCTAGCGCATTGGTCACCACTATGACCGGGAGTGTCGTAACCCATAGCTTTGAGTAAGCCTGCAATGGATTAGTCTGGGGTGAGCAGCTGTACACCGATTAGCCTTTGCGGCCGCGTAGGACATGCTACTGGAGGGATCGCGATGGCCAGCAGCGTAGATGGAGAATCGGTGATCCAAAAGCCCGCATCGTCTCAGTTGTTTGAGGGAATAAAGCATCCGAAAACCGGGAATATACCTGGAGTAAATCCGAAGCCTCATCCTTGGTTTGAGGAAAGAGGGGTATAGAATACCGGATTCTTGGCCATCAAAAGGATAAAAAAGGAGTAGATGAAAATAGGAAATAAAATGGAAATCACAAACACATAACAGCATCAAATACCTGGTGATTGGTGACTATAGTTGCGCCACGGTCACAACCATTCTATGCACATGGGCAACGAACATACAGATCACAGTATGCATGATAAGCATAGAGATCATGAGGGACACGATACGCATGAAGGTCACGGCATAGCAGTAGTTACCCCCATGGAGCACCATAAGGCTATGATAAGAGACTATAAGAGGAGATTCCTTGTATAATCAATCCTCACCATACCCGTTCTACTCATATCGCCAGAGGTGCAGGGCGCCCTAGGTTTCAAGCTAGTATTTCCAGGACAATCACTGCTACTATGGCTGTTATCGTCAGTCATTTACTTCTATGGAGGCTACCCATTCCTTAGAGGGCTTTTGAATGAGCTAAGGAATAGATTGCCTGGCATGATGACACTAATCGGTGTAGCTATAACGGTTGCGTATCTGTACAGCACTTTAGTTGTATTCCTAATTCCCGGCAAGACCTTCTTCTGGGAGCTAGCTACACTAATCGACGTAATGCTGCTTGGGCACTGGATTGAGATGAAGAGCCTCCTAGGAGCTTCTAGAGCACTAGAGAAGCTAGCCAAGGCGTTACCTACTACAGCCCATCTAGTCAAGAATGGAAGCTACGTTGATGTATATGTTTCCATGATTAAACCCGGCGATAAGATCCTTGTTAAGCCGGGAGAGAAGATACCCGTTGACGGGATTATCGTTGAGGGCGAAACTAGCGTCGACGAGTCGCTCATTACTGGCGAGTCGAGGCCCGCGTATAAGAAGCCTGGAGATAAGGTTCTTGCTGGCACGATAAACCTTGATGGCTCCATAATAGTTGAGGCTCTCGGTGTTGGAAAGGATACCTACCTGGCGCAGGTCATAGAGCTTGTTAAGGATATTCAGATGAGCAAATCTAGGGCGCAGGATCTAGCTAAGCGTGTCGCCGAGGAGCTAGGCATAGACGAGTACTATGCTGAGGTTCTCCCCATG
This DNA window, taken from Hyperthermus butylicus DSM 5456, encodes the following:
- a CDS encoding amino acid ABC transporter ATP-binding protein, which produces MNSDIVLRVENLWKSFGSQTVLRGVSFTVRRGEVKVIIGPSGSGKSTLLRCINLLVRPDRGRIELEGIEVYPRPAMKINKIRERIGFVFQQFNLFMHLTALDNVRIGLVKVKKLPPEEATRRAVEALKMVGITEDLWHKYPAQLSGGQQQRVAIARAIAMEPSIILMDEPTSALDPELVGEVLKVIEELARRRTTMLIVTHELDFALEAADEIMVLDQGVIVERGSPEEILRNPKHERTRRFIERIARRRH
- a CDS encoding amino acid ABC transporter permease, translated to MELLQRIAELLSEPRYVSLLAEGIRNTLILTAASFTMGFALGTLIAIGRLYGPRPLRWLLAGYVELIRGTPMLLQLFILYYALPQAGISLAAMTAAILGMGLNSAAYQSEYLRASLRAVHTGQWEAALALGMTRWQAITSIILPIGLRTAIPALTNELVYLLKYSSIAYFLAVVELVYAGKIIGSETFAYLEVYTIIALVYLAFSLAITRTMKRLEKKVAIPGLAVSAAERLQ
- a CDS encoding ATP:cob(I)alamin adenosyltransferase, whose product is MQKTDKPGCTGLYTEALVAGKTIIVPKHSPVIEAYGYMEEAEALIARARMEVPQELVWRLERIQRAIRLLPAVLAGAIKPEDAVKPVIEAGEGLDEPGGWSLTGCGPGDPDIVLASVKLRAAERSISKAVEEGLVPRDLAEQLSAIITMISYTLYTIHWKLCSIHGGVTARESRGLLAN
- a CDS encoding dolichol kinase, which encodes MSVLDAYAVEPGLLISDLLRSLPLAAWVLFVVYGLARWSYEWAKARWGESVGVYFARKVIHMAAGGVVALLLPFVFREPWIPFLLGLALAAYVYMPHRTGKLMEWFQDPSNISEVYYCLSWGLAVLVAWPLNVWLAVFPLFLMSFGDGVTGIIRGIRQRRRVKSWDGTIGFMAVSIPVGAAIFGVVGALTAIIAALVEKQGLIDDNISVPLVSLAILLAAHAAGILPAAPVTV
- a CDS encoding winged helix-turn-helix transcriptional regulator; the encoded protein is MRPEKAMIAKTSGRNGGSTASSQAAGGPEVVLGEGVLDDRDKAILHLLAREGVIGVSEIARRLALGKSVVWRKLQKLTAMGLVERVVVNGRPLYRLRPVEEPRN
- a CDS encoding Mth938-like domain-containing protein, whose protein sequence is MVQPRVEGTGFGYIVINGACYEYDVVIYPDGTVARRPKYLSSSRKNVYGHTPLSRREAEHILSKAGQVDYIVIGTGQYGALPVEDDAKELFSARAKLVLKPTRQAIEEYNRLAGEGHRVLAVFHVTC
- a CDS encoding metallophosphoesterase, with translation MLVGLVSDTHDDVSAARRAAEVFSRHGVEVVLHLGDVVAPFTLKVFGEAGIRRLYAVYGNNCGERLGLQRLAVQYGYRIEEWPLLVEAGNRRILMLHGVGSQEKTRELVEALAASQRYDVVAYGHTHQVDVRRVGGVLVVNPGEACGCLTGRKTVAILDTETLSVEIVELS
- a CDS encoding universal stress protein, translated to MPYSCILVGYDGSNASRRAVNRAIEIAKALGSKLVIATVIPPPTVFLGELMVPEHIDMSMFEEQARKSLEALVREVREAAGLEHVKHVLLVGDQAEELVRYAEENGCDLIVVGRRGRGSLERLILGSVSSKVISLSHRVDVLVVEAHGEA